The Malus domestica chromosome 13, GDT2T_hap1 genome includes a window with the following:
- the LOC103451847 gene encoding uncharacterized protein isoform X3 gives MRCVSLYGHMKLQMQIFLKVHDDPSNVPVDGPTQWSCKEQLIALFYQARKIMEKSLDDYALLLKTDDFDGSKWSFCPDDQHLVLKYLWGKITFSQLPLTEVVREIVMPGNSAPFPFDIPPGFFRHGPNKTSAFFFVFTGPEPLGEADWLVRDGDNFWRPIVGYPVMPLPTMGSGPHNPVGFVRDWAFYHVALPGTPAIPNDLYEMREYRVNPVLIPDERRIPYVQLMVDRLRIIEIKNRDPHLRVSQAGRSVPPSGLYDVGDGITVLPADAPIGAFKPPSQIQNQIDQPPINQPVRQRRRRRVD, from the exons ATGCGCTGCGTTTCGTTGTATGGCCATATGAAGCTGCAGATGCAAATATTTCTGAAG GTACATGATGATCCTTCTAACGTTCCAGTTGATGGTCCAACTCAATGG TCCTGCAAAGAGCAACTTATTGCTCTGTTTTATCAAGCTCG tAAAATTATGGAGAAATCCCTTGATGATTATGCTTTATTGCTTAAAACGGACGATTTTGATGGGTCAAAATGGAGTTTTTGTCCGGACGATCAGCACTTAGTGCTGAAATACCTTTGGGGGAAAATAACTTTCAGTCAGTTGCCATTGACTGAAGTTGTTAGAGAGATCGTAATGCCAGGGAATTCAGCCCCTTTTCCGTTCGACATACCTCCGG GGTTCTTTCGGCACGGTCCGAATAAAACATCCGCTTTTTTCTTTGTGTTCACGGGTCCTGAACCGTTAGGAGAAGCTGACTGGTTGGTCAGGGATGGAGATAACTTTTGGCGACCCATTGTTGGATACCCAGTGATGCCATTGCCAACCATGGGTAGTGGTCCACATAATCCTGTTGGCTTTGTAAGAGATTGGGCTTTCTACCATGTTGCTTTGCCTGGTACACCGGCTATTCCAAATGATCTATATGAGATGAGGGAGTACCGGGTTAATCCTGTGTTAATTCCGGACGAAAGGAGAATTCCCTACGTTCAACTCATG GTTGACAGGCTCCGAATAATTGAGATAAAAAATCGCGACCCGCATCTGAGGGTTTCGCAGGCTGGTCGTTCAGTGCCCCCGAGCGGTTTGTATGATGTTGGTGATGGAATCACCGTTCTTCCGGCCGATGCTCCGATTGGAGCCTTCAAGCCTCCTTCCCAGATCCAGAACCAGATTGATCAACCCCCAATAAATCAGCCTGTTCGACAGAGGCGCAGGCGTAGGGTAGATTAA
- the LOC103451848 gene encoding UDP-galactose/UDP-glucose transporter 3: MEAHGSGLRRVLVFGFCVVGIWAAYIYQGVLQETLSTKRFGPDGDRFEHLAFLNLAQNVVCLIWSYIMLKLWSSSNAGGAPMWTYWSAGITNTIGPAMGIEALKYISYPAQVLAKSSKMIPVMLMGTLVYGKRYSFPEYVCTLLVAGGVSIFALLKTSSKTISKLAHPNAPLGYGLCFLNLAFDGFTNATQDSITARYPKTSAWEIMLGMNLWGTIYNMIYMFGWPRGSGFEAVQFCKLHPEAAWDILLYCLCGAVGQNFIFLTISRFGSLANTTITTTRKFVSIVVSSVLSGNPLSTKQWGSVFMVFSGLSYHIYHKWRKAQRAPKKRKPM, from the exons ATGGAAGCGCACGGGTCGGGGCTCCGGCGCGTGTTGGTGTTCGGCTTCTGCGTCGTTGGAATTTGGGCTGCTTATATCTACCAAGGCGTGCTTCAGGAAACTCT gtccaCGAAGCGATTCGGGCCAGATGGGGATAGGTTCGAACACCTTGCGTTCCTGAACCTGGCTCAAAATGTGGTTTGTCTAATCTGGTCATATATAA TGTTAAAGCTTTGGTCTAGTAGTAATGCTGGAGGCGCACCTATGTGGACGTACTGGAGTGCCGGGATTACTAATACGATTGGACCCGCTATGGGGATCGAAGCGTTGAAGTATATCAGTTATCCGGCTCAG GTCTTGGCAAAGTCCTCAAAAATGATACCAG TGATGCTGATGGGTACTCTAGTCTACGGCAAAAGATACAGCTTTCCTGAATATGTTTGTACTCTCCTTGTTGCCGGAGGGGTATCCATATTTGCACTCTTGAAG ACTAGCTCAAAGACTATTAGCAAGTTGGCACACCCGAATGCTCCCCTTGGATATGGACTATGTTTTCTCAACCTCGCTTTTGATGGATTCACAAATGCCACCCAGGATTCAATAACTGCAAG GTATCCAAAAACAAGCGCCTGGGAAATAATGTTAGGCATGAATTTATGGGGTACCATATACAACATGATTTATATGTTTGGCTGGCCCCGTGGCAGCGGATTTGAGGCGGTTCAGTTCTGCAAGCTGCATCCGGAAGCAGCTTGGGACATTCTTCTCTATTGCCTCTGCGGTGCAGTTGGGCAGAACTTCATTTTCCTAACCATAAGTCGTTTTGGTTCCTTAGCTAACACCACCATTACCACTACCCGCAAGTTTGTAAGCATCGTGGTGTCTTCGGTGCTGAGTGGCAATCCCCTGTCAACAAAGCAGTGGGGGTCTGTTTTCATGGTGTTTTCTGGGTTGTCATATCACATCTACCACAAGTGGAGGAAAGCCCAGAGAGCGCCAAAGAAGAGAAAGCCAATGTAA
- the LOC103451847 gene encoding uncharacterized protein isoform X2, with protein MPEVSAGVCFRMRCVSLYGHMKLQMQIFLKVHDDPSNVPVDGPTQWSCKEQLIALFYQARKIMEKSLDDYALLLKTDDFDGSKWSFCPDDQHLVLKYLWGKITFSQLPLTEVVREIVMPGNSAPFPFDIPPGFFRHGPNKTSAFFFVFTGPEPLGEADWLVRDGDNFWRPIVGYPVMPLPTMGSGPHNPVGFVRDWAFYHVALPGTPAIPNDLYEMREYRVNPVLIPDERRIPYVQLMVDRLRIIEIKNRDPHLRVSQAGRSVPPSGLYDVGDGITVLPADAPIGAFKPPSQIQNQIDQPPINQPVRQRRRRRVD; from the exons ATGCCCGAGGTATCTG CTGGAGTTTGTTTTCGTATGCGCTGCGTTTCGTTGTATGGCCATATGAAGCTGCAGATGCAAATATTTCTGAAG GTACATGATGATCCTTCTAACGTTCCAGTTGATGGTCCAACTCAATGG TCCTGCAAAGAGCAACTTATTGCTCTGTTTTATCAAGCTCG tAAAATTATGGAGAAATCCCTTGATGATTATGCTTTATTGCTTAAAACGGACGATTTTGATGGGTCAAAATGGAGTTTTTGTCCGGACGATCAGCACTTAGTGCTGAAATACCTTTGGGGGAAAATAACTTTCAGTCAGTTGCCATTGACTGAAGTTGTTAGAGAGATCGTAATGCCAGGGAATTCAGCCCCTTTTCCGTTCGACATACCTCCGG GGTTCTTTCGGCACGGTCCGAATAAAACATCCGCTTTTTTCTTTGTGTTCACGGGTCCTGAACCGTTAGGAGAAGCTGACTGGTTGGTCAGGGATGGAGATAACTTTTGGCGACCCATTGTTGGATACCCAGTGATGCCATTGCCAACCATGGGTAGTGGTCCACATAATCCTGTTGGCTTTGTAAGAGATTGGGCTTTCTACCATGTTGCTTTGCCTGGTACACCGGCTATTCCAAATGATCTATATGAGATGAGGGAGTACCGGGTTAATCCTGTGTTAATTCCGGACGAAAGGAGAATTCCCTACGTTCAACTCATG GTTGACAGGCTCCGAATAATTGAGATAAAAAATCGCGACCCGCATCTGAGGGTTTCGCAGGCTGGTCGTTCAGTGCCCCCGAGCGGTTTGTATGATGTTGGTGATGGAATCACCGTTCTTCCGGCCGATGCTCCGATTGGAGCCTTCAAGCCTCCTTCCCAGATCCAGAACCAGATTGATCAACCCCCAATAAATCAGCCTGTTCGACAGAGGCGCAGGCGTAGGGTAGATTAA
- the LOC103451847 gene encoding uncharacterized protein isoform X1, protein MLRDRTKRTVKCSNNGTELRLCPRCYCNNCKYKLRGRSYSFCGAAGVCFRMRCVSLYGHMKLQMQIFLKVHDDPSNVPVDGPTQWSCKEQLIALFYQARKIMEKSLDDYALLLKTDDFDGSKWSFCPDDQHLVLKYLWGKITFSQLPLTEVVREIVMPGNSAPFPFDIPPGFFRHGPNKTSAFFFVFTGPEPLGEADWLVRDGDNFWRPIVGYPVMPLPTMGSGPHNPVGFVRDWAFYHVALPGTPAIPNDLYEMREYRVNPVLIPDERRIPYVQLMVDRLRIIEIKNRDPHLRVSQAGRSVPPSGLYDVGDGITVLPADAPIGAFKPPSQIQNQIDQPPINQPVRQRRRRRVD, encoded by the exons ATGTTGAGAGATAGAACTAAAAGGACAGTAAAATGCTCGAATAATGGAACAGAGTTGAGATTATGCCCGAG ATGTTACTGTAACAACTGCAAATACAAGTTGAGAGGAAGATCATATTCCTTTTGTGGTGCAGCTGGAGTTTGTTTTCGTATGCGCTGCGTTTCGTTGTATGGCCATATGAAGCTGCAGATGCAAATATTTCTGAAG GTACATGATGATCCTTCTAACGTTCCAGTTGATGGTCCAACTCAATGG TCCTGCAAAGAGCAACTTATTGCTCTGTTTTATCAAGCTCG tAAAATTATGGAGAAATCCCTTGATGATTATGCTTTATTGCTTAAAACGGACGATTTTGATGGGTCAAAATGGAGTTTTTGTCCGGACGATCAGCACTTAGTGCTGAAATACCTTTGGGGGAAAATAACTTTCAGTCAGTTGCCATTGACTGAAGTTGTTAGAGAGATCGTAATGCCAGGGAATTCAGCCCCTTTTCCGTTCGACATACCTCCGG GGTTCTTTCGGCACGGTCCGAATAAAACATCCGCTTTTTTCTTTGTGTTCACGGGTCCTGAACCGTTAGGAGAAGCTGACTGGTTGGTCAGGGATGGAGATAACTTTTGGCGACCCATTGTTGGATACCCAGTGATGCCATTGCCAACCATGGGTAGTGGTCCACATAATCCTGTTGGCTTTGTAAGAGATTGGGCTTTCTACCATGTTGCTTTGCCTGGTACACCGGCTATTCCAAATGATCTATATGAGATGAGGGAGTACCGGGTTAATCCTGTGTTAATTCCGGACGAAAGGAGAATTCCCTACGTTCAACTCATG GTTGACAGGCTCCGAATAATTGAGATAAAAAATCGCGACCCGCATCTGAGGGTTTCGCAGGCTGGTCGTTCAGTGCCCCCGAGCGGTTTGTATGATGTTGGTGATGGAATCACCGTTCTTCCGGCCGATGCTCCGATTGGAGCCTTCAAGCCTCCTTCCCAGATCCAGAACCAGATTGATCAACCCCCAATAAATCAGCCTGTTCGACAGAGGCGCAGGCGTAGGGTAGATTAA